Proteins encoded together in one Kutzneria kofuensis window:
- a CDS encoding type VII secretion-associated protein: MTVHVAVDFGTSSTCVAVAVDGREPQLVVLEGGTPVMPSAVFADRGGTLFVGQEAERQAAVDPSRYEPNPKRRIDEGQLLLGDTVLNVLDVVRAVLVRATNEARRLVGGARIDLLVLTHPADWGAVRTRILRQAGQGLGVEVSLVPEPVAAAVFHSASTAMPDGSALAVLDFGGGTVDASVVRRRGASFEVLATRGEPNFGGADIDQALLEHVGTLVSGQDPQAWQALVEGREMADRRRRRVLRQDVRGAKETLSRHAYTDVPMPPPFPDAHVTRADLERLIGPQLGRAADLVADTVKAARLTPGELSTVFLVGGSSRIPLVARLVHERTGIMPTTLDQPETIVARGALRVVTLDPHRTGAFPGVRPPSPMQQPLETPSPGYPAVPVGGAGPMPAGAAADVTHPVPANFPQVPVPSAPVAVKTRNKWLPWIVVGSVVLVIAAGVTVFRLVTSGPDGKPVAQYDYRFTAPPGWSQTGGDASSREVLLKPDGGSGQDLIAVQERALNYDATVQRDLAISQVRSAVEKAGSAFSGFSDSTSFGGKDVLYYRQQLDGAAVDWYVVLKGKAQVSVGCQYPAGDRDAVLAACQQVVSTLAVEA, translated from the coding sequence TTGACGGTCCACGTAGCGGTCGACTTCGGCACGTCGAGCACGTGTGTGGCGGTGGCCGTCGACGGCAGGGAGCCGCAGCTGGTCGTCCTGGAGGGCGGCACGCCGGTGATGCCGTCGGCGGTCTTCGCCGACCGCGGCGGCACGCTGTTCGTCGGCCAGGAGGCGGAGCGGCAGGCGGCGGTGGACCCGTCGCGGTACGAGCCGAACCCGAAGCGCCGCATCGACGAGGGGCAGCTGCTGCTCGGCGACACCGTGCTGAACGTGCTGGACGTGGTGCGGGCGGTGCTGGTCCGCGCCACCAACGAGGCGCGGCGGCTGGTCGGCGGCGCGCGGATCGACCTGCTGGTGCTGACCCATCCCGCCGACTGGGGCGCGGTCCGCACCCGGATCCTGCGCCAGGCCGGGCAGGGGCTGGGCGTGGAGGTGTCGCTGGTGCCGGAGCCGGTGGCCGCCGCGGTGTTCCACTCGGCGTCCACCGCCATGCCCGACGGCAGCGCGCTGGCGGTGCTGGACTTCGGCGGCGGCACCGTCGACGCGAGCGTGGTGCGTCGGCGCGGGGCCTCGTTCGAGGTGCTGGCCACCCGGGGCGAGCCGAACTTCGGCGGCGCGGACATCGACCAGGCGCTGCTGGAGCACGTCGGCACGCTGGTGTCCGGGCAGGACCCGCAGGCGTGGCAGGCGCTGGTGGAGGGCCGGGAGATGGCCGACCGTCGGCGTCGCCGGGTGCTTCGGCAGGACGTCCGCGGTGCCAAGGAGACGCTGTCCCGGCACGCCTACACCGACGTGCCGATGCCACCGCCGTTCCCGGACGCCCACGTCACGCGGGCCGACCTGGAGCGGCTGATCGGCCCGCAGCTGGGCCGGGCGGCTGACCTCGTCGCGGACACCGTGAAGGCCGCGCGGCTGACCCCCGGCGAGCTGAGCACCGTGTTCCTCGTCGGCGGGTCCAGCCGGATCCCGCTGGTCGCACGGCTGGTGCACGAGCGCACCGGCATCATGCCGACCACTTTGGACCAGCCGGAGACGATCGTCGCCCGGGGCGCGCTGCGGGTCGTCACGCTCGATCCACATCGGACCGGGGCGTTCCCCGGGGTGCGGCCGCCGAGCCCGATGCAGCAGCCGCTGGAGACGCCGAGCCCCGGCTATCCGGCGGTGCCGGTGGGTGGCGCGGGGCCGATGCCGGCCGGTGCCGCCGCCGACGTCACGCATCCCGTGCCGGCGAACTTCCCGCAGGTGCCGGTGCCCTCCGCGCCGGTGGCCGTGAAGACCCGCAACAAGTGGCTGCCGTGGATCGTGGTCGGCTCAGTGGTGCTGGTGATCGCCGCCGGAGTGACGGTGTTCCGGCTGGTCACCAGCGGTCCGGACGGCAAGCCGGTGGCGCAGTACGACTACCGCTTCACCGCGCCGCCGGGCTGGAGCCAGACCGGCGGCGACGCGTCCAGCCGTGAGGTGCTGCTCAAGCCGGACGGCGGCAGCGGCCAGGACCTGATCGCCGTGCAGGAGCGGGCGCTGAACTACGACGCCACCGTCCAGCGCGACCTGGCCATCAGCCAGGTCCGGTCGGCCGTGGAGAAGGCCGGCTCCGCGTTCTCCGGTTTCTCGGACAGCACCAGCTTCGGCGGCAAGGATGTCCTCTACTACCGCCAGCAGCTCGACGGGGCCGCCGTCGACTGGTACGTGGTGCTCAAGGGCAAGGCGCAGGTCAGCGTCGGTTGCCAGTACCCGGCCGGCGACAGGGACGCCGTGCTGGCCGCGTGCCAGCAGGTCGTGAGCACGTTGGCGGTCGAGGCCTGA